One region of Anthonomus grandis grandis chromosome 22, icAntGran1.3, whole genome shotgun sequence genomic DNA includes:
- the LOC126748561 gene encoding wolframin isoform X6 has product MAGIIPNKSSSGRKQWRIHAGQRTSLKRLRTQMASDGCPESQVVLAKQLLEEECEFKQEQRENAKLGVYWLLKASYQGNLEATDLLKSCLETGKGISEQNYIDVKACISMTQDEKIVRRAAKEVFARSKALSVINTRQGDYMITLGVQFI; this is encoded by the exons ATGGCTGGAATTATTCCAAATAAAAGTTCATCAGGTAGAAAGCAGTGGCGAATACATG CAGGTCAAAGGACTTCACTAAAACGTCTACGCACTCAAATGGCCTCTGATGGATGCCCTGAATCTCAGGTTGTTTTAGCAAAACAGCTTTTAGAAGAGGAATGtg AATTCAAACAAGAACAAAGAGAAAATGCAAAGCTAGGAGTGTACTGGCTACTAAAGGCATCATATCAAGGAAATTTAGAAGCCACCGACTTACTCAAGTCATGCTTGGAAACTGGCAAAGGCATCAGCGAGCAAAATTATATAGATGTGAAAGCTTGTATTTCCATGACCCAGGATGAGAAAATTGTAAGAAGGGCTGCTAAGGAAGTGTTTGCCAG ATCCAAGGCTCTGTCGGTTATTAACACAAGGCAAGGTGATTACATGATAACATTAGGAGTTCAG
- the LOC126748561 gene encoding wolframin isoform X7 → MAGIIPNKSSSGRKQWRIHAGQRTSLKRLRTQMASDGCPESQVVLAKQLLEEECEFKQEQRENAKLGVYWLLKASYQGNLEATDLLKSCLETGKGISEQNYIDVKACISMTQDEKIVRRAAKEVFARSKALSVINTRQVYLMEENT, encoded by the exons ATGGCTGGAATTATTCCAAATAAAAGTTCATCAGGTAGAAAGCAGTGGCGAATACATG CAGGTCAAAGGACTTCACTAAAACGTCTACGCACTCAAATGGCCTCTGATGGATGCCCTGAATCTCAGGTTGTTTTAGCAAAACAGCTTTTAGAAGAGGAATGtg AATTCAAACAAGAACAAAGAGAAAATGCAAAGCTAGGAGTGTACTGGCTACTAAAGGCATCATATCAAGGAAATTTAGAAGCCACCGACTTACTCAAGTCATGCTTGGAAACTGGCAAAGGCATCAGCGAGCAAAATTATATAGATGTGAAAGCTTGTATTTCCATGACCCAGGATGAGAAAATTGTAAGAAGGGCTGCTAAGGAAGTGTTTGCCAG ATCCAAGGCTCTGTCGGTTATTAACACAAGGCAAG